In a genomic window of Gossypium arboreum isolate Shixiya-1 chromosome 9, ASM2569848v2, whole genome shotgun sequence:
- the LOC108454862 gene encoding putative pentatricopeptide repeat-containing protein At3g16890, mitochondrial, whose product MTRLSSLASRSKPSLQNLTKPPQNTPISPQIPLKFTNPASPSPSKGNSPINYHCISHFLSRNDWFLLLNHELKAKRLILNPQFVISFFQNQENPLFPLRFYIWVSNIDPLFAKNPSVKTALANALYQKGPVLLSVELVNHIRNSGLSFTEDLICVLIGSWGRLGLAKYCAEIFGQISFLGVNPSTRLYNAVIDALIKSNSLDLAYLKFQQMSADNCKPDRFTYNILIHGVCKAGVIDEAVRLVKQMEGFGYSPNVYTYTILIDGYCNARKVNDAFRLIETMKKRNVFPNEATVRSLIHGVFRCVAPQKAFELLIMFLEKEPMMQRLACDTLLFCLSNHHMATEAALFMNKLSGRGYMPDNSTFNLTMTCLIKGFNLNETCQILDSYIERGLKPGFNTYLALMQALYSVGKCVEGDRYFDQMTKGGSLSTVISYNMVIDCFCKASMMDKARETFNEMCFRGIAPTLVTFNTLIGGHCKIGQVHDARKFLVLLLEFGFDPDIFTFSSLIDGLCRAQMIDDAFDCFTEMYRWNVTPNDVTYNILIRSLCVIGDVARAMKLVRKMQAAGISADVFSFNALIQSFCRMKKIEKAKKLLVTMLTLGLDPDKYTYGTFIKAFCESERFDEAIGMFHLMEAKGCFPDPYTCNLVLESLVWKGRLEDARNIVKRCNQRGTKLNLIPGL is encoded by the coding sequence ATGACAAGGCTTTCCTCTTTAGCTTCGAGGTCAAAACCTTCACTCCAAAACCTCACAAAACCCCCCCAAAACACTCCAATTTCGCCTCAAATCCCACTCAAATTTACCAATCCTGCTTCTCCCTCACCTTCAAAAGGTAACTCTCCGATTAATTATCATTGCATTTCCCACTTTCTTTCTAGAAACGATTGGTTTTTGTTGCTTAACCACGAGTTAAAAGCCAAGAGACTCATTTTGAATCCTCAGTTCGTGATCAGTTTTTTTCAAAATCAAGAAAACCCATTGTTCCCTTTGAGATTTTATATCTGGGTTTCCAATATCGACCCTCTATTTGCAAAGAATCCATCGGTTAAGACTGCTTTAGCTAATGCCCTTTATCAAAAAGGTCCGGTTTTGTTATCTGTTGAACTGGTTAATCATATTAGGAATTCAGGCCTTAGTTTCACTGAAGATTTGATTTGTGTTTTGATTGGTAGTTGGGGAAGATTAGGATTAGCTAAGTATTGTGCTGAGATATTTGGGCAGATTTCATTTTTGGGTGTTAATCCTAGCACTAGATTGTATAATGCCGTGATTGATGCGTTAATAAAATCCAATtcacttgatttagcttatttgaAGTTCCAACAAATGTCAGCTGATAACTGTAAACCAGATAGGTTTACATACAATATTCTCATTCATGGTGTTTGTAAAGCCGGTGTCATCGATGAGGCAGTTCGGTTAGTTAAGCAGATGGAAGGTTTCGGATACTCACCGAATGTGTATACTTATACCATCTTAATTGATGGGTACTGTAATGCAAGGAAGGTCAATGATGCGTTTAGACTCATTGAGACGATGAAGAAAAGGAATGTGTTTCCTAATGAAGCCACCGTGAGATCGTTGATTCATGGGGTTTTCCGTTGTGTGGCTCCACAAAAGGCATTCGAGTTGTTGATAATGTTCTTGGAGAAGGAGCCTATGATGCAGAGATTGGCTTGTGATACTCTACTGTTTTGTCTTTCGAATCACCATATGGCTACGGAAGCAGCATTGTTTATGAATAAACTTTCTGGGAGAGGCTACATGCCTGATAATTCAACATTTAACCTTACAATGACATGTTTGATAAAGGGATTCAATCTCAATGAAACATGTCAAATTTTGGATAGCTATATAGAGCGAGGTTTGAAACCAGGGTTTAATACATATCTTGCACTTATGCAAGCCTTGTATAGTGTAGGGAAATGTGTTGAGGGTGATCGATATTTTGACCAGATGACTAAGGGTGGGTCGTTATCCACTGTTATTTCGTATAACATGGTGATCGATTGCTTTTGCAAAGCTAGTATGATGGACAAGGCAAGGGAGACTTTTAACGAGATGTGCTTTCGAGGTATAGCTCCGACTCTTGTTACTTTCAATACCCTTATTGGTGGGCATTGTAAGATTGGACAAGTACATGATGCTAGGAAATTTCTGGTATTGCTTCTAGAATTTGGTTTTGATCCTGATATTTTCACATTTAGTTCACTAATTGATGGACTTTGTCGAGCACAAATGATTGATGATGCTTTTGACTGTTTTACGGAAATGTATCGGTGGAATGTCACCCCTAACGATGTTACATACAATATATTGATTCGTTCTTTATGCGTAATCGGGGATGTTGCTAGAGCAATGAAACTTGTAAGAAAAATGCAGGCAGCTGGAATAAGTGCTGATGTTTTCTCTTTCAATGCTCTCATTCAAAGTTTTTGTAGAATGAAGAAGATCGAGAAAGCAAAAAAGCTTTTAGTCACCATGTTGACGTTGGGGTTGGATCCCGACAAATATACCTATGGCACTTTTATTAAGGCGTTTTGTGAATCTGAAAGATTTGATGAAGCCATTGGGATGTTTCACTTGATGGAAGCTAAAGGTTGTTTCCCCGATCCCTACACATGCAATTTAGTTTTGGAGTCTTTAGTCTGGAAGGGTCGCTTGGAAGATGCTCGGAATATTGTAAAACGATGCAACCAAAGGGGTACTAAGTTAAACTTGATTCCCGGGCTTTAG